A genomic stretch from Thalassophryne amazonica chromosome 18, fThaAma1.1, whole genome shotgun sequence includes:
- the fam53b gene encoding protein FAM53B isoform X1: MCIAMVIIYQKTLEKKGADDVTSKSTALGSFQGQTMSQGTALFSCGLMEASRWREVGHRPVGTSLESLWDVLPEMHQTPSHWGWDVGSTSNTITSLLQDLSLTEAASLTSTAPPSKRQCRSLSCSEELGGCRSSWRPQGSRLWTAVEKRRCHSGGSVQRSGCGIAQLAFPAMQRSSSFSLPASSSTLELPCFAQRLPCPSATSSLTPSSSMPLSLESSAQPVYLSQEHICLPEPRRPSPSSSPDSTPEVERRSGQLSLARSRSQPCVLSDKKVGVKRRRPADAQKQRPSLDLAKMTQKLQSFHSLSCPGITGEDCCVSSHAPTSLRSAAPCDTDDSAVKETSSEGSQPHTKEGEISRKVLSDLTAEESDCAECEDTTSVMNNFKDCEPLWAGPCGMRKDIFQLGGELDIDQIERN, from the exons ATGTGCATTGCCATGGTGATCATTTACCAAAAAACACTGGAAAAGAAGGGGGCTGATGATGTAACATCCAAAAGTACAGCTTTGGGCTCG TTCCAGGGACAAACCATGAGCCAGGGAACCGCCCTTTTCTCTTGTGGACTCATGG AGGCCAGTCGGTGGCGTGAGGTGGGTCACAGGCCAGTTGGGACCAGCCTGGAGAGCCTGTGGGACGTCCTGCCCGAGATGCACCAGACTCCTTCCCATTGGGGTTGGGATGTTGGCAGCACCTCCAACACAATCACCAGCTTGTTGCAAGACCTCAGTCTGACTGAGGCTGCTTCCTTAACCTCCACCGCGCCACCCAGCAAGCGGCAGTGCCGGTCCTTGTCTTGTTCGGAAGAGCTCGGTGGCTGCCGCTCTTCCTGGCGGCCCCAGGGATCCCGACTCTGGACGGCAGTGGAGAAGAGGAGGTGCCACAGCGGAGGCAGCGTACAGCGCAGTGGTTGTGGAATCGCTCAGCTCGCTTTCCCGGCAATGCAGCGCAGCTCCAGCTTCAGCCTGCCTGCCAGCTCCAGCACCCTCGAGCTGCCATGTTTTGCGCAGCGTCTTCCATGCCCCTCGGCTACTTCCAGCCTGACACCCTCATCCTCTATGCCCCTGTCCCTGGAGTCCTCAGCACAGCCTGTCTACCTCTCTCAGGAACACATCTGCCTCCCTGAACCTCGCAGACCCTCACCATCTAGCTCCCCTGACTCCACTCCAGAGGTGGAGCGCCGCAGTGGGCAACTGAGTTTGGCTCGTAGCCGCTCACAGCCGTGCGTCTTGAGCGACAAGAAAGTTGGGGTGAAGCGCAGGAGACCAGCTGACGCACAGAAACAGAGGCCTTCTTTGGACCTGGCCAAGATGACACAG AAGCTTCAGAGCTTCCACAGCCTGAGCTGCCCTGGAATCACGGGGGAAGACTGCTGCGTGTCAAGCCACGCCCCCACCTCTCTCAGGAGCGCTGCTCCGTGCGACACAGACGACTCGGCTGTGAAGGAAACCAGCTCTGAGGGCTCGCAGCCGCACACCAAAGAAGGTGAGATTAGCAGGAAGGTGCTGTCGGACCTCACCGCAGAGGAGTCGGACTGCGCCGAGTGTGAAGACACAACTTCTGTGATGAATAATTTCAAGGACTGTGAGCCTCTGTGGGCGGGGCCGTGTGGGATGAGGAAGGATATATTCCAGCTTGGTGGTGAACTTGACATTGATCAAATTGAGAGGAACTGA
- the fam53b gene encoding protein FAM53B isoform X2, which produces MVGLYTGSFQGQTMSQGTALFSCGLMEASRWREVGHRPVGTSLESLWDVLPEMHQTPSHWGWDVGSTSNTITSLLQDLSLTEAASLTSTAPPSKRQCRSLSCSEELGGCRSSWRPQGSRLWTAVEKRRCHSGGSVQRSGCGIAQLAFPAMQRSSSFSLPASSSTLELPCFAQRLPCPSATSSLTPSSSMPLSLESSAQPVYLSQEHICLPEPRRPSPSSSPDSTPEVERRSGQLSLARSRSQPCVLSDKKVGVKRRRPADAQKQRPSLDLAKMTQKLQSFHSLSCPGITGEDCCVSSHAPTSLRSAAPCDTDDSAVKETSSEGSQPHTKEGEISRKVLSDLTAEESDCAECEDTTSVMNNFKDCEPLWAGPCGMRKDIFQLGGELDIDQIERN; this is translated from the exons ATGGTCGGTCTGTACACGGGGtct TTCCAGGGACAAACCATGAGCCAGGGAACCGCCCTTTTCTCTTGTGGACTCATGG AGGCCAGTCGGTGGCGTGAGGTGGGTCACAGGCCAGTTGGGACCAGCCTGGAGAGCCTGTGGGACGTCCTGCCCGAGATGCACCAGACTCCTTCCCATTGGGGTTGGGATGTTGGCAGCACCTCCAACACAATCACCAGCTTGTTGCAAGACCTCAGTCTGACTGAGGCTGCTTCCTTAACCTCCACCGCGCCACCCAGCAAGCGGCAGTGCCGGTCCTTGTCTTGTTCGGAAGAGCTCGGTGGCTGCCGCTCTTCCTGGCGGCCCCAGGGATCCCGACTCTGGACGGCAGTGGAGAAGAGGAGGTGCCACAGCGGAGGCAGCGTACAGCGCAGTGGTTGTGGAATCGCTCAGCTCGCTTTCCCGGCAATGCAGCGCAGCTCCAGCTTCAGCCTGCCTGCCAGCTCCAGCACCCTCGAGCTGCCATGTTTTGCGCAGCGTCTTCCATGCCCCTCGGCTACTTCCAGCCTGACACCCTCATCCTCTATGCCCCTGTCCCTGGAGTCCTCAGCACAGCCTGTCTACCTCTCTCAGGAACACATCTGCCTCCCTGAACCTCGCAGACCCTCACCATCTAGCTCCCCTGACTCCACTCCAGAGGTGGAGCGCCGCAGTGGGCAACTGAGTTTGGCTCGTAGCCGCTCACAGCCGTGCGTCTTGAGCGACAAGAAAGTTGGGGTGAAGCGCAGGAGACCAGCTGACGCACAGAAACAGAGGCCTTCTTTGGACCTGGCCAAGATGACACAG AAGCTTCAGAGCTTCCACAGCCTGAGCTGCCCTGGAATCACGGGGGAAGACTGCTGCGTGTCAAGCCACGCCCCCACCTCTCTCAGGAGCGCTGCTCCGTGCGACACAGACGACTCGGCTGTGAAGGAAACCAGCTCTGAGGGCTCGCAGCCGCACACCAAAGAAGGTGAGATTAGCAGGAAGGTGCTGTCGGACCTCACCGCAGAGGAGTCGGACTGCGCCGAGTGTGAAGACACAACTTCTGTGATGAATAATTTCAAGGACTGTGAGCCTCTGTGGGCGGGGCCGTGTGGGATGAGGAAGGATATATTCCAGCTTGGTGGTGAACTTGACATTGATCAAATTGAGAGGAACTGA
- the fam53b gene encoding protein FAM53B isoform X3 has protein sequence MSQGTALFSCGLMEASRWREVGHRPVGTSLESLWDVLPEMHQTPSHWGWDVGSTSNTITSLLQDLSLTEAASLTSTAPPSKRQCRSLSCSEELGGCRSSWRPQGSRLWTAVEKRRCHSGGSVQRSGCGIAQLAFPAMQRSSSFSLPASSSTLELPCFAQRLPCPSATSSLTPSSSMPLSLESSAQPVYLSQEHICLPEPRRPSPSSSPDSTPEVERRSGQLSLARSRSQPCVLSDKKVGVKRRRPADAQKQRPSLDLAKMTQKLQSFHSLSCPGITGEDCCVSSHAPTSLRSAAPCDTDDSAVKETSSEGSQPHTKEGEISRKVLSDLTAEESDCAECEDTTSVMNNFKDCEPLWAGPCGMRKDIFQLGGELDIDQIERN, from the exons ATGAGCCAGGGAACCGCCCTTTTCTCTTGTGGACTCATGG AGGCCAGTCGGTGGCGTGAGGTGGGTCACAGGCCAGTTGGGACCAGCCTGGAGAGCCTGTGGGACGTCCTGCCCGAGATGCACCAGACTCCTTCCCATTGGGGTTGGGATGTTGGCAGCACCTCCAACACAATCACCAGCTTGTTGCAAGACCTCAGTCTGACTGAGGCTGCTTCCTTAACCTCCACCGCGCCACCCAGCAAGCGGCAGTGCCGGTCCTTGTCTTGTTCGGAAGAGCTCGGTGGCTGCCGCTCTTCCTGGCGGCCCCAGGGATCCCGACTCTGGACGGCAGTGGAGAAGAGGAGGTGCCACAGCGGAGGCAGCGTACAGCGCAGTGGTTGTGGAATCGCTCAGCTCGCTTTCCCGGCAATGCAGCGCAGCTCCAGCTTCAGCCTGCCTGCCAGCTCCAGCACCCTCGAGCTGCCATGTTTTGCGCAGCGTCTTCCATGCCCCTCGGCTACTTCCAGCCTGACACCCTCATCCTCTATGCCCCTGTCCCTGGAGTCCTCAGCACAGCCTGTCTACCTCTCTCAGGAACACATCTGCCTCCCTGAACCTCGCAGACCCTCACCATCTAGCTCCCCTGACTCCACTCCAGAGGTGGAGCGCCGCAGTGGGCAACTGAGTTTGGCTCGTAGCCGCTCACAGCCGTGCGTCTTGAGCGACAAGAAAGTTGGGGTGAAGCGCAGGAGACCAGCTGACGCACAGAAACAGAGGCCTTCTTTGGACCTGGCCAAGATGACACAG AAGCTTCAGAGCTTCCACAGCCTGAGCTGCCCTGGAATCACGGGGGAAGACTGCTGCGTGTCAAGCCACGCCCCCACCTCTCTCAGGAGCGCTGCTCCGTGCGACACAGACGACTCGGCTGTGAAGGAAACCAGCTCTGAGGGCTCGCAGCCGCACACCAAAGAAGGTGAGATTAGCAGGAAGGTGCTGTCGGACCTCACCGCAGAGGAGTCGGACTGCGCCGAGTGTGAAGACACAACTTCTGTGATGAATAATTTCAAGGACTGTGAGCCTCTGTGGGCGGGGCCGTGTGGGATGAGGAAGGATATATTCCAGCTTGGTGGTGAACTTGACATTGATCAAATTGAGAGGAACTGA